In Deferribacter desulfuricans SSM1, the following are encoded in one genomic region:
- a CDS encoding flagellar basal body P-ring protein FlgI, whose protein sequence is MRKLLSFLIVIIFAYNSYAYVKIKDIAQVNGIRDNQLIGYGLVVGLNGTGDKSGTEFTIQSLVNMLDRMGITVDKDKVKVKNVAAVMVTAKLPPFAKAGTRVDVTVSSIGDAKSLEGGTLLMTPLSGPDGKIYAVAQGPLSVGGMNVSSGGGGTVKNHPTVGRIPNGALVEREIPYTLDNNYITLAFERDSISDLIKAKNAINKYFRQEIAFADSPKTIKVTIPDSYKNNFYDFLDKVLHIEIDPEPSSKVVVDERTGTIVMGSDVRISTVAVSHGNLTIKITNTVEISQPNSFSQGTTAVTANQNTEVKEEDAKLMVIPEGVRISDLVKALNSLGVSPRDLIAILQAIKAAGALQGELEVI, encoded by the coding sequence ATGAGAAAATTGTTGAGTTTTTTGATAGTTATAATTTTTGCTTATAACTCATATGCTTATGTGAAAATTAAGGATATAGCTCAAGTAAATGGGATACGTGACAACCAACTGATAGGCTATGGTTTAGTGGTGGGATTAAATGGTACTGGTGATAAATCTGGTACCGAATTTACTATCCAATCTCTCGTCAATATGCTTGATAGGATGGGGATTACTGTAGATAAAGATAAGGTTAAGGTTAAGAATGTTGCAGCAGTTATGGTTACAGCAAAACTCCCCCCTTTTGCAAAAGCAGGTACAAGAGTAGATGTAACGGTATCATCAATTGGTGATGCAAAGAGTTTGGAAGGTGGGACATTGTTAATGACCCCTCTTTCAGGTCCAGATGGTAAAATTTATGCAGTAGCACAAGGGCCTTTATCTGTTGGCGGGATGAATGTCTCCTCAGGTGGTGGTGGAACAGTAAAAAACCACCCTACAGTAGGTAGAATACCTAATGGCGCATTGGTTGAAAGAGAGATCCCGTATACTCTTGACAATAATTATATAACACTAGCATTTGAAAGGGATAGTATTTCTGATCTTATTAAAGCAAAAAATGCAATTAATAAATATTTTAGACAGGAGATAGCTTTTGCTGATTCTCCTAAAACTATAAAGGTAACAATACCTGATTCTTATAAAAATAATTTTTACGACTTTTTAGATAAAGTGTTGCATATAGAAATTGATCCAGAACCTTCCTCAAAAGTTGTTGTTGATGAAAGAACTGGGACTATTGTTATGGGTTCTGATGTGAGAATAAGCACTGTCGCTGTTTCTCATGGTAATCTTACAATTAAAATAACAAACACTGTCGAGATAAGTCAGCCTAATTCATTTTCACAAGGGACTACTGCAGTAACTGCAAATCAAAATACAGAAGTAAAAGAGGAAGATGCAAAACTTATGGTTATTCCAGAAGGTGTAAGGATTAGCGATTTAGTAAAAGCATTAAATTCGCTTGGTGTATCCCCTAGAGATTTAATAGCAATTTTACAGGCAATAAAGGCAGCTGGTGCATTGCAAGGTGAGTTGGAGGTTATCTAA
- a CDS encoding flagellin: protein MRVTFNTLYIKNQNNIRKSLERMTLANDKVNKGRNLLAPESDPVYYASAINIQRMIDEMDQFKRNADNALTWITNEDNELQNASSLISKAKNEYALAGLNDSQNETSRKALAGDVKNILDSMVSIGNANYFGRYIFAGYKTDTKPFSYDDKEIKGVSVDSGSQGVEIIKKRTFADLKELDEGNYTVDIQKVNGSADLIKVILYDSSGNKVFIDSNSSDESAKNGNITTTEMTVKYEPGKVINLGVGFGIKLSEEDFSKFQGAKISFNYKPGDDIRYHGDEEKINAKIGYSQDVTLNLTGKDVFLATNRVLKGTGFNTINGLPITETAKFLDIDNINISEADYIEVSGTDHLGMPVGVAKLWSSSSVDLDMTTATEEERSIIVGYGGYSEKIILDQKAYQDIESVVDTINNKLSEDLKNYVKAYADGDKILLATTEAGAYVRLTVEGSQNNKLGFEDPNNNGFVAFGKSRRFFVGYDDFKDFDSTNYQSPMVNVLDNVSGNNLKLLINGVETVFSTGSDIDTTKLNIENALKIKGLLKNIKVNVNVGSNSGYKITLEYLNVDKGNDVYFDTAIYDSSDALIGHAFTTPRGDTYPSYEGSKSVGDFLKFIEDLYDNTVDAYIDNGQLVVKDLRDGKSRLTLKLNESNTGIGYPEVNKNVVFTGKYTGGVDTSWHFEYDSSNDILKVTSGGSTIKEINNFKANYSDKEVDLGYGVKILINSNSLTSDNVFDLDLKANSNLNFGDMNIIQDGKNVNVFKTLKNLYDALNLNIAQGGIGAPSAWRDENFKSTANPFLDGEFRGNYNDKWVYQVESLDNKNELYLQNELTYSVNAPTDFSNPINFKLNLKTDSGLKSKTFNINSSNIDSFINTLNQDDFLIQYGIKATYYEQNNKIVFHSGKGTQEISVTTNDNNTADQFFGDTNYINTVFGQKDATIDLSDYPNENVILRIYDNNGSEHNISIKAKKYSSIGELKSAIQSELDANSISVTVGNVGNRLVLTGSGSFSNLHVSGDYEGILGFYKAGDEVKIKVSSEPTGELINEITLDTAGEAYDVADGVKLGFDKGNLYATDSFTATVGSGIDYELPILDRAETQIGEALTIVGTRQNRVDSVINFHTTFTTSNEEIKAKYLGSREVDMTDAITQLQLAQQAYQAALAATSRLLQISILDFLR, encoded by the coding sequence ATGAGAGTCACATTTAACACTTTATATATTAAAAACCAAAATAATATCAGAAAAAGTTTGGAACGTATGACTCTTGCCAATGACAAAGTTAATAAAGGTAGAAATCTTTTAGCTCCTGAATCAGACCCTGTTTATTACGCTAGCGCTATAAATATTCAAAGAATGATTGATGAAATGGATCAATTTAAAAGAAATGCTGATAATGCTTTGACCTGGATAACGAATGAAGATAACGAGTTACAAAATGCATCATCACTTATCAGTAAAGCAAAAAACGAGTATGCTCTTGCAGGTTTAAATGATTCTCAAAACGAGACAAGCAGAAAGGCATTGGCAGGGGATGTAAAAAATATTCTTGATTCGATGGTTAGTATTGGTAATGCTAATTATTTTGGAAGATACATTTTCGCAGGGTATAAAACAGATACTAAACCTTTTAGTTATGATGATAAAGAGATTAAAGGTGTTAGTGTTGATAGTGGTAGCCAAGGTGTTGAGATAATAAAGAAAAGGACTTTTGCAGACTTAAAGGAGTTAGATGAAGGGAATTATACTGTCGATATTCAAAAAGTTAATGGAAGTGCAGATTTGATAAAAGTAATTTTGTACGATTCATCTGGCAATAAAGTTTTTATAGATTCAAATAGCAGTGACGAATCAGCTAAAAATGGGAATATCACCACTACAGAAATGACGGTAAAATATGAACCTGGTAAAGTTATTAACCTTGGGGTTGGTTTTGGGATAAAATTATCAGAAGAAGATTTTAGTAAATTTCAAGGTGCAAAAATTTCCTTCAATTATAAACCTGGTGATGATATTAGGTATCATGGTGATGAGGAGAAGATAAATGCTAAAATCGGTTATTCCCAAGATGTTACACTAAATCTAACAGGCAAAGATGTATTTTTAGCAACTAATAGGGTTCTAAAAGGGACAGGGTTTAATACAATAAACGGTTTACCTATTACCGAAACAGCCAAGTTTTTAGATATAGACAATATTAATATTTCAGAAGCTGATTATATAGAAGTAAGTGGTACTGATCATCTTGGTATGCCAGTAGGTGTTGCTAAACTGTGGTCATCAAGCAGTGTTGATCTTGATATGACCACAGCTACAGAAGAAGAAAGGTCAATTATAGTTGGGTATGGTGGTTATAGTGAGAAGATAATTCTTGATCAAAAAGCCTACCAGGATATCGAAAGTGTAGTCGATACTATTAATAATAAGCTGTCAGAAGATTTGAAAAATTATGTTAAAGCTTATGCTGATGGTGACAAAATCTTATTGGCTACTACCGAAGCTGGTGCTTATGTGAGGTTAACCGTAGAGGGTAGTCAAAACAATAAACTCGGTTTTGAAGATCCAAATAATAATGGTTTTGTAGCTTTTGGAAAATCGAGAAGATTCTTTGTCGGCTACGATGATTTTAAAGATTTTGACAGTACAAATTATCAGTCTCCTATGGTTAATGTTTTGGACAATGTATCGGGTAATAATTTAAAGTTATTAATAAATGGTGTTGAAACAGTTTTTAGTACAGGTAGTGATATTGATACGACTAAACTAAATATTGAAAATGCATTAAAAATCAAAGGATTACTTAAAAATATAAAAGTTAATGTGAATGTTGGGAGTAATAGTGGTTACAAAATTACTCTTGAATATTTAAATGTAGATAAAGGTAATGATGTTTATTTTGATACTGCTATATATGATAGTTCAGATGCTTTAATAGGTCATGCTTTTACAACTCCAAGAGGTGATACTTATCCATCATACGAAGGAAGCAAGAGTGTTGGTGATTTCCTCAAATTTATAGAAGATTTATATGATAACACTGTAGACGCATATATAGATAATGGACAACTTGTAGTAAAAGATTTAAGAGACGGTAAGAGTAGGCTGACATTAAAATTAAACGAAAGTAATACTGGGATTGGATATCCAGAGGTAAATAAAAATGTAGTTTTTACAGGTAAATACACAGGGGGAGTGGATACCTCTTGGCATTTTGAATATGACTCTTCAAATGATATTTTAAAAGTGACATCTGGTGGATCAACGATTAAAGAAATTAATAATTTTAAGGCAAATTATTCTGATAAAGAAGTTGATTTAGGTTATGGTGTAAAAATTCTAATAAATTCAAATAGTTTAACTTCAGATAACGTGTTTGATCTTGATTTAAAAGCCAACAGCAATCTGAATTTTGGTGATATGAATATTATTCAAGATGGGAAAAACGTTAATGTTTTTAAGACACTTAAAAACTTATATGATGCTTTGAATCTAAATATTGCTCAAGGTGGTATAGGTGCTCCTTCTGCATGGAGAGATGAAAACTTTAAATCCACAGCAAATCCATTTTTAGATGGGGAATTTCGAGGCAACTACAACGACAAATGGGTTTATCAGGTAGAATCTCTTGATAATAAAAATGAATTGTACTTACAAAATGAATTAACTTATTCTGTAAATGCGCCAACCGATTTTTCTAATCCAATTAATTTCAAATTAAATTTAAAAACTGACAGTGGGTTGAAATCTAAAACTTTTAATATAAATTCTTCAAATATTGATTCTTTTATTAATACGCTAAACCAAGACGACTTTTTAATCCAATATGGGATAAAAGCTACTTATTATGAGCAAAATAATAAAATTGTTTTTCACTCAGGAAAAGGCACTCAAGAAATAAGCGTGACTACTAATGATAATAATACAGCTGACCAATTTTTTGGAGATACAAATTACATTAATACTGTTTTTGGTCAAAAAGACGCAACTATTGATTTGTCAGATTATCCTAATGAAAATGTAATATTGAGAATATATGATAATAATGGATCTGAACATAATATCTCAATTAAGGCTAAAAAATATAGTAGTATTGGTGAACTAAAAAGTGCTATTCAGTCTGAATTGGATGCAAACAGTATTTCTGTAACAGTTGGAAATGTGGGTAACAGATTGGTTTTGACAGGTAGTGGTTCATTTTCTAATTTGCATGTCTCTGGTGATTACGAAGGCATTTTAGGATTTTACAAAGCTGGTGATGAGGTAAAAATAAAGGTTAGTAGTGAGCCAACCGGTGAGTTGATAAATGAAATTACTTTAGATACAGCTGGTGAGGCTTATGATGTTGCTGACGGTGTTAAGTTAGGGTTTGATAAAGGTAACTTATATGCAACAGATTCTTTTACTGCTACAGTTGGATCTGGCATTGATTATGAACTTCCTATATTGGATAGAGCTGAAACACAAATAGGTGAAGCATTAACAATTGTTGGGACACGCCAAAATAGAGTTGATAGCGTAATAAATTTTCACACAACATTTACAACAAGCAATGAGGAAATAAAAGCTAAGTATCTTGGCTCCAGAGAAGTTGATATGACAGATGCCATTACACAATTGCAACTTGCACAACAGGCATATCAGGCAGCACTTGCTGCAACATCAAGATTATTACAGATTTCAATTTTAGATTTTTTAAGATAA
- a CDS encoding flagellar basal body L-ring protein FlgH has protein sequence MKKNFTISLIILSFMFYGCAKKVVTEVPSTDYKKEIEEYRKYQAQKKPSPSLWTDMGNYGTFFLDYKGRKVGDIVIVKIVESSSATNSNTTKTSKSTSYKTGITNLLGLPTNLGMKNFLNSGNQFDPNIDASTSNSFNGKGQKQKSDQVTATIAARVIDVLPSGNLVIEGHREIIVDQEKQIISVKGVIRQKDIDATNTVLSTAIADAQITYTGKGMLSDVNKKGWLANVIDWVWPF, from the coding sequence ATGAAAAAGAACTTTACGATATCTCTCATCATACTAAGTTTTATGTTTTATGGATGCGCTAAAAAAGTGGTTACAGAGGTTCCCTCTACTGATTATAAAAAAGAGATAGAAGAATATAGAAAATACCAAGCTCAAAAAAAACCATCCCCATCATTATGGACAGATATGGGTAATTATGGAACATTTTTCTTAGATTACAAAGGGAGAAAAGTTGGTGATATAGTAATTGTAAAGATTGTAGAATCTTCTTCTGCTACAAACTCTAATACCACCAAAACATCAAAATCTACTTCTTATAAAACAGGGATTACAAATTTACTTGGTTTACCAACTAATTTGGGGATGAAAAACTTTTTAAACTCTGGAAATCAGTTTGACCCAAATATTGATGCATCAACGAGCAATTCTTTTAACGGAAAAGGGCAAAAACAAAAGTCTGATCAAGTTACAGCTACTATTGCAGCAAGGGTCATCGATGTTTTACCTTCTGGAAATCTTGTGATTGAAGGGCATCGAGAAATCATCGTTGATCAGGAAAAACAGATTATTTCTGTAAAAGGTGTTATTAGGCAAAAAGATATTGATGCGACTAATACTGTTCTTTCAACAGCTATTGCTGATGCACAAATAACTTATACTGGCAAAGGTATGTTAAGCGATGTGAATAAAAAAGGTTGGTTGGCAAATGTAATTGATTGGGTATGGCCATTTTAG
- the flgN gene encoding flagellar export chaperone FlgN, whose protein sequence is METIQDLISVLKDQKKLYEELYQVLMDEKEGIINWDIDKMMELPKVKDTFFYKEKMLEESRKKIEYKLAEQFGKEINNLDDILKNLEDSKLREELISLRDELLSLIDKIYLENNKIKMLYNTNLKLISDFFSQVGITEEKSGYNIKGTPVFKKAAGRGY, encoded by the coding sequence ATGGAAACAATCCAGGACCTTATTTCTGTGCTCAAAGATCAGAAAAAATTATATGAAGAACTCTATCAAGTACTTATGGATGAAAAAGAAGGGATTATTAATTGGGATATAGACAAAATGATGGAGTTACCAAAGGTAAAAGACACCTTTTTTTATAAAGAAAAGATGCTTGAAGAGTCCAGAAAAAAGATTGAATATAAACTAGCAGAGCAATTTGGAAAAGAAATTAATAACTTAGATGATATTTTAAAAAATCTTGAAGATTCCAAATTAAGAGAAGAGCTTATAAGTTTGAGAGATGAGCTGTTAAGTTTGATTGATAAAATTTATTTGGAAAATAATAAAATCAAGATGCTTTACAATACAAATCTAAAATTGATTTCGGATTTCTTTTCTCAAGTTGGTATTACTGAAGAAAAGTCTGGTTACAATATTAAAGGTACACCTGTTTTTAAGAAAGCTGCTGGTAGAGGTTATTAG
- a CDS encoding rod-binding protein: MNVSKVDSIAQKNMQLEKLKKACADFEALLYHEMFKSSKTNFGDGLLKKTLADDVYKDMFYMEVSKIAAERSENGVKDLLYNFLSKSIVGNDYSKYGKKLSENTFNYKDILA, from the coding sequence ATGAATGTGAGTAAAGTTGATAGTATCGCTCAGAAAAATATGCAGCTGGAAAAACTTAAAAAAGCATGCGCAGATTTTGAAGCTCTTTTATATCATGAAATGTTTAAAAGCAGTAAAACGAATTTTGGTGATGGTTTATTAAAGAAAACCTTAGCCGATGATGTGTATAAAGATATGTTTTATATGGAAGTTTCAAAAATAGCAGCAGAAAGAAGCGAAAATGGAGTTAAAGATTTACTCTATAATTTTTTATCTAAAAGCATAGTGGGAAATGATTACTCGAAATATGGGAAAAAATTATCTGAAAATACATTTAATTATAAAGATATTTTGGCATAG
- the flgM gene encoding flagellar biosynthesis anti-sigma factor FlgM: MRIEDKVKLGYENLVKVDNKKDVKKDAKSADVKTEKHDRVEISDDRKKVENLKQKVKEASDIRQEKIDQIKKKIESGTYDVSGKKVAEKIVNLAIDNLF, translated from the coding sequence ATGAGGATTGAAGATAAGGTAAAGTTAGGTTATGAAAACCTTGTTAAAGTTGACAACAAAAAGGATGTCAAAAAAGATGCTAAAAGTGCTGATGTAAAGACAGAAAAGCATGATAGAGTAGAAATATCAGATGATAGAAAAAAAGTAGAAAACTTAAAGCAAAAAGTTAAAGAAGCCTCTGATATCAGACAAGAGAAAATTGATCAAATAAAGAAAAAGATAGAATCTGGCACTTACGACGTTAGCGGCAAAAAAGTTGCAGAAAAAATAGTAAACCTTGCGATAGACAATCTCTTCTAA
- the flgK gene encoding flagellar hook-associated protein FlgK — MPNIFGIFQTGVSGLMVSQAGIDVTGHNIANVNTEGYSRQRLSIETEIPLLIHPGPFGRGAKVSSVLRTYDDVLAKNLRDSTSNLRYYESLQQSLESVETYFNELEAGSGLGDALKEYFNAWSDLSNTAPDKSDEATVKRVTLIEKSETLIQKIHDGYQSIEEVRNRSDENIKEYVKEINDLAENIAYYNFQIAKTETGGDHANDMRDKRELLLNKMSELVNIKTFEREDGQMSVFIGGIAIVDGSTANSLYAVENDENDGHYDIYWGAHLIDKAQVNITDKISSGRMYAELKARDDVLKGYQNTLDEFAKNLILKTNQIHSLGQGLKRFSQITSTNGVENPSYKFSEDPGKLQYDINKGVFRITVYNSDGLKTDDFDIEVDPSKDSLNSIIEKISQADGNAGGGIIQAYLSEGGKLKIQVKDGYTFSFSEDNSNILAALGMYGYFKGTDAKTIELNDIVKNDNSFIATSKTGEPGDNQIALAISNLKFNEVFDEKGVTFDQFYTTFVSQIASDKKQVDTFVDAKKEAVNQLTLKLDEVKGVSLDEEFTNLIKFQKAYEANARFITAVDEMLDRLINGTGTVGR; from the coding sequence ATGCCTAATATATTTGGTATTTTTCAGACCGGTGTTTCTGGATTGATGGTTTCTCAAGCTGGTATCGATGTTACTGGACATAACATTGCGAATGTAAATACTGAAGGCTACTCTAGACAGAGATTGAGCATAGAAACAGAAATCCCTCTGTTGATTCATCCTGGCCCTTTTGGTAGAGGGGCTAAGGTATCGTCAGTGTTAAGAACTTATGATGATGTATTGGCCAAAAATTTAAGAGATTCTACATCTAACTTAAGATATTATGAGTCTTTGCAGCAGTCTTTAGAAAGTGTAGAAACATATTTCAATGAGCTTGAGGCTGGATCCGGTTTAGGTGATGCATTAAAGGAGTATTTTAATGCTTGGAGTGACCTATCAAATACTGCTCCTGATAAGTCTGATGAAGCAACTGTTAAAAGGGTTACATTAATAGAGAAAAGTGAAACTTTGATACAAAAAATACATGATGGATACCAATCAATAGAGGAGGTTAGAAATAGATCTGATGAAAATATAAAAGAGTATGTTAAGGAGATAAATGATTTGGCAGAGAATATAGCATATTACAACTTTCAGATTGCTAAAACAGAAACTGGCGGTGATCATGCGAATGATATGAGAGATAAAAGGGAACTGTTATTAAACAAAATGTCTGAGCTAGTTAATATAAAAACATTTGAAAGAGAAGATGGGCAGATGAGCGTATTTATTGGAGGGATTGCTATAGTTGATGGTTCCACAGCCAATAGCCTTTATGCTGTAGAAAACGACGAGAATGATGGGCATTATGATATTTATTGGGGAGCACATCTTATAGATAAAGCGCAAGTAAACATAACTGATAAAATTAGCTCAGGAAGGATGTATGCCGAATTAAAAGCAAGAGATGATGTTTTAAAAGGGTATCAAAATACGTTGGATGAGTTTGCCAAGAATTTAATTTTAAAAACAAACCAGATACACTCTTTAGGACAGGGGCTAAAAAGATTTAGCCAAATTACTTCCACAAACGGTGTTGAAAACCCAAGCTATAAATTTTCTGAAGATCCTGGGAAATTGCAATACGATATTAATAAAGGGGTTTTTAGGATAACAGTTTATAATTCTGATGGCTTAAAAACGGATGATTTTGATATCGAAGTTGATCCAAGTAAAGATAGCTTAAACTCTATTATCGAAAAAATTTCTCAAGCGGATGGTAATGCAGGTGGTGGAATTATACAGGCATATTTATCTGAAGGTGGAAAGTTAAAAATACAGGTAAAAGATGGATATACTTTCAGCTTTAGCGAGGATAACTCAAATATATTAGCAGCTCTTGGTATGTATGGCTATTTCAAAGGGACTGATGCAAAAACTATAGAGCTTAACGATATTGTTAAAAATGATAACTCATTTATTGCAACTAGCAAAACTGGTGAGCCGGGGGACAATCAGATTGCATTAGCAATTTCAAATCTAAAATTTAATGAAGTTTTTGATGAAAAAGGTGTTACATTTGATCAGTTTTATACAACTTTTGTATCACAGATTGCCAGTGATAAAAAGCAGGTGGATACTTTTGTTGATGCTAAAAAAGAGGCTGTTAATCAATTAACATTAAAACTTGATGAGGTAAAAGGGGTTTCTCTTGATGAAGAATTTACAAATCTTATAAAATTTCAAAAGGCTTATGAAGCTAATGCAAGGTTTATCACAGCTGTTGATGAAATGCTTGATAGATTAATTAATGGTACTGGAACAGTGGGCAGATAG